The following proteins are co-located in the Pyrococcus abyssi GE5 genome:
- a CDS encoding ATP-binding protein: protein MFFDREKELSKLLKIIESEPSLITFIYGPINSGKTALIQEFIRKMPDHYVAFYINLRATPITKYEDFIDILFSIEFENPIKNLKEALSLVISAGKEILGIPIPNDFLKQILSENKPKNAFLYITKLLTEVKRRGKRPILILDELQVIGDLRINGPLIYEIFNFFIHLTKEAHLSHVFTITSDSLFMERIYSEAMLQGRADYFLVDDFDEKTALNFLKSQGLTEEEANLALEYFGGKPPYLIEAIKHREELEDYCKKALAMRTRQVYSFAYGKRRIIKLLTEFKNKEEVPFTGKVTRTLEEAVKANILFVDPLNGIIKPQGRLELLAIREALRMLT from the coding sequence ATGTTCTTTGATAGGGAAAAGGAACTTAGCAAATTGTTAAAAATCATCGAGAGCGAGCCAAGCTTAATAACATTCATCTATGGACCCATCAACAGTGGAAAAACCGCCCTCATCCAGGAATTCATTAGAAAAATGCCAGACCATTACGTCGCATTCTATATAAACCTACGAGCAACCCCAATTACAAAATATGAAGATTTCATCGACATTTTATTTTCCATAGAGTTTGAGAATCCAATAAAGAATCTCAAGGAGGCCCTATCTCTTGTTATATCGGCTGGCAAGGAAATTCTTGGAATACCAATTCCAAATGATTTCTTAAAGCAGATACTGAGCGAAAATAAACCTAAAAATGCATTTCTGTACATAACGAAGCTCCTCACCGAGGTTAAAAGGAGAGGAAAACGCCCGATACTTATCCTGGATGAGCTCCAAGTCATCGGTGATTTAAGGATTAACGGGCCCTTAATCTATGAGATTTTTAACTTCTTCATCCACCTAACTAAGGAGGCACACCTAAGCCACGTCTTCACAATAACTAGCGATAGCTTGTTCATGGAGAGAATTTACAGCGAAGCCATGCTTCAAGGAAGAGCAGATTATTTCCTCGTTGATGACTTCGATGAGAAAACTGCCCTCAACTTTCTAAAATCCCAGGGATTAACGGAAGAAGAGGCCAACCTCGCACTTGAATACTTTGGAGGGAAACCACCCTACCTAATTGAAGCTATCAAACACAGGGAAGAGCTGGAAGATTACTGCAAGAAAGCTCTAGCCATGAGAACGAGACAGGTTTACAGCTTTGCTTACGGAAAAAGGAGAATTATAAAGTTGCTGACTGAGTTTAAAAACAAGGAAGAGGTACCTTTTACGGGGAAGGTAACGAGAACCCTTGAAGAGGCAGTTAAAGCCAACATTCTCTTCGTGGATCCTCTCAACGGAATTATAAAGCCCCAGGGGAGACTTGAACTGTTGGCTATTAGAGAAGCCTTGAGAATGCTAACCTAA